A genomic region of Litoribrevibacter albus contains the following coding sequences:
- a CDS encoding AI-2E family transporter yields the protein MPSWLLRPSFQACLVFALITALLITIAWLFKPVIFALLVSFTLYAILEPVNNQMTGRGLSPASSATIILCILAGLSTVFTFIGFPKLLDGILALQQKFSILKDTLYAWIEKLQFLLEKSGIQVDEASISQYLQGANTELNLDVIIQGSNILLDISGTLLLVPFIVFFLLRDYKSSRNRLLSLLPNEYFEMGWSIYYRVARQLQGYIKGVIIQTSILATVATTGFFIVGFESAVMLGVFAGLFGIIPYLGPVLALMPPLMLAMSIQPFDVYYVWAAVAVIGVAYIFDNLVVIPTIIANAVDLHPFVVIVGVIIFGSMFGIVGTILALPIMATSKILFVGLYQGFSQRASVIRTYAEG from the coding sequence ATGCCTAGTTGGCTACTTCGGCCTTCCTTTCAGGCATGTCTGGTCTTTGCTCTCATCACGGCGCTACTGATTACGATCGCCTGGCTATTTAAGCCTGTGATCTTCGCATTGCTCGTCTCATTTACCCTCTATGCCATATTAGAACCGGTCAATAACCAAATGACCGGCCGAGGATTAAGCCCTGCCAGCTCGGCCACCATCATTCTGTGCATTCTGGCCGGTCTCAGTACGGTGTTCACCTTCATTGGATTTCCCAAGCTATTGGACGGAATCCTGGCACTTCAACAGAAGTTCAGTATTTTGAAAGATACCCTGTACGCCTGGATTGAAAAGCTTCAGTTCTTACTAGAAAAATCAGGCATACAAGTGGATGAAGCCAGTATCAGTCAGTACCTTCAAGGGGCCAATACGGAATTAAATCTCGATGTCATTATTCAAGGGTCGAACATTCTGTTAGACATCTCCGGCACTTTACTGCTCGTCCCTTTTATCGTGTTCTTTTTATTAAGAGACTATAAATCCTCTCGCAACCGCCTACTGTCGCTGCTCCCGAACGAATACTTCGAAATGGGATGGTCGATCTATTATCGAGTCGCCCGCCAGCTTCAGGGGTACATCAAAGGGGTCATCATCCAAACCAGTATTCTTGCTACCGTAGCAACAACAGGGTTCTTCATTGTCGGTTTTGAATCTGCAGTCATGCTCGGAGTCTTTGCGGGACTGTTTGGCATCATTCCCTACCTTGGCCCGGTGCTGGCCCTAATGCCACCGTTAATGCTGGCAATGAGCATCCAACCCTTCGATGTGTATTATGTTTGGGCGGCCGTTGCTGTGATTGGTGTGGCTTACATTTTCGATAACCTGGTGGTGATCCCCACAATTATTGCCAATGCCGTAGACCTTCACCCGTTTGTGGTGATTGTAGGTGTCATTATTTTTGGCAGTATGTTTGGAATTGTAGGAACCATTTTGGCATTGCCGATTATGGCCACATCAAAAATCTTATTTGTGGGGCTGTATCAAGGCTTTTCGCAACGTGCGTCAGTGATCAGAACCTATGCGGAAGGTTAG
- the cmoA gene encoding carboxy-S-adenosyl-L-methionine synthase CmoA, translating to MNESDNNSDHISERASDQIYSTPQERIRDFVFDENVAKVFEDMISRSAPGYSTIVSHIGVMARHFVQPNTRIYDLGCSLGACSLVINQMVEVDGCELIAVDTSEAMVSRCTESLQKAGHRFPVSVQQADILELDISNASLVILNFTLQFIEKGVREALLKKIYDGLVDGGALVLSEKLAFNHNSEQELMIKLHHDFKRANGYSDLEIAQKRAAIENVLIPETSGEHICRLEKVGFSNVYSWFRCLNFASFLAIK from the coding sequence ATGAACGAGTCAGATAACAACTCCGATCACATCTCAGAGCGTGCTTCAGATCAGATATATTCGACGCCTCAAGAGCGTATTCGTGACTTTGTGTTTGATGAGAACGTGGCCAAAGTGTTTGAGGATATGATTTCCCGGTCTGCACCTGGCTACAGCACAATTGTCTCTCATATTGGTGTGATGGCCAGACACTTTGTTCAGCCAAACACTCGTATCTATGATCTAGGCTGTTCTCTCGGCGCCTGTTCGTTAGTGATAAACCAGATGGTTGAGGTGGATGGCTGTGAGTTGATCGCTGTGGATACGTCTGAGGCGATGGTGTCTCGATGTACTGAAAGCCTCCAGAAAGCCGGACATCGTTTTCCTGTGAGTGTTCAGCAGGCTGATATTCTTGAGTTAGACATATCCAATGCTTCTTTGGTGATCTTGAATTTTACTCTCCAGTTTATTGAGAAAGGAGTTCGCGAAGCCTTACTCAAGAAAATCTACGACGGTCTAGTCGATGGTGGCGCATTGGTGTTGTCGGAAAAATTGGCATTTAACCATAATTCCGAACAAGAACTGATGATCAAACTTCACCATGATTTCAAGCGTGCTAACGGCTACAGCGATTTGGAAATTGCACAGAAACGTGCTGCGATTGAGAATGTGTTGATTCCTGAGACCAGCGGTGAGCATATTTGTCGTCTGGAGAAAGTTGGTTTCTCTAACGTCTATTCCTGGTTCAGATGTCTTAACTTTGCATCTTTCCTAGCCATCAAATGA
- a CDS encoding MBL fold metallo-hydrolase, producing MSSGRGLAYQVVPVTAFEQNCSVIWCENTKKAAVVDPGGDLDKVMAVINERGLILDKILLTHCHIDHAGATADLAEQANLPIVGPQKEEQFWIDMLPQQSMMFGFPPAKQFTPDQWLEQGDTVQLGDQYLEVRHCPGHTPGHVVFIHHPSKLAIVGDVLFNGSIGRTDFPKGDMQTLVNSIHQQLWSLDDDYEFIAGHGPNSTIGHERMHNPFVSDHRG from the coding sequence ATGTCATCAGGTCGTGGGTTAGCGTATCAAGTTGTTCCAGTTACAGCCTTTGAGCAAAACTGTTCGGTTATATGGTGCGAAAACACAAAGAAAGCCGCAGTGGTTGATCCTGGTGGCGATCTGGACAAGGTCATGGCAGTGATCAATGAACGTGGCTTGATCCTGGATAAAATTCTTCTGACGCATTGTCATATCGACCATGCGGGCGCTACTGCAGACCTGGCTGAACAAGCGAATCTGCCAATTGTTGGGCCTCAAAAAGAAGAGCAGTTCTGGATTGATATGTTGCCTCAACAAAGCATGATGTTTGGTTTCCCTCCTGCAAAACAGTTCACCCCGGATCAATGGCTAGAGCAAGGGGATACGGTTCAACTGGGCGACCAATATCTGGAAGTTCGTCACTGCCCGGGCCATACGCCGGGTCACGTAGTATTTATTCATCACCCTTCTAAGTTGGCGATTGTGGGCGATGTGCTGTTTAACGGTTCCATCGGTCGTACCGATTTTCCGAAAGGCGACATGCAGACGTTGGTGAATTCCATTCATCAACAGCTATGGTCGTTGGACGATGACTATGAATTCATTGCCGGTCATGGTCCGAACTCAACCATTGGCCATGAGCGCATGCACAATCCGTTTGTGTCTGACCACAGAGGTTAA
- the cmoB gene encoding tRNA 5-methoxyuridine(34)/uridine 5-oxyacetic acid(34) synthase CmoB: MKITFEDLLELLPDTPIARLANDLPEKIAHGLSEQRWANLKKWIPEVENLPDFGDVDFDLNAHDLAIGKTHPISEEQRDALRHQLKSFMPWRKGPFSVMGIDIDTEWRSDWKWDRVSPHISPLKYRYVLDVGCGSGYHCWRMAGEGASMVVGIEPSPLSNMQYWSIRHFIGANNVYMLPLTLEEVPANVAGFDTVFSMGVLYHRRSPIDHLYQLKACMKQGSELVLETLVVNAPEGTDPLGYSLVPEDRYAQMRNVWFLPTVETLTHWMQRVGFKDIKVVDVDQTSLEEQRTTEWMNYQSLKDFLDPDDINKTAEGYQAPTRATFVARL; the protein is encoded by the coding sequence ATGAAAATTACCTTCGAAGATCTTCTGGAACTATTACCTGATACCCCCATTGCTCGTTTGGCTAATGACCTACCTGAGAAAATTGCACATGGTTTGTCGGAGCAACGTTGGGCAAATCTTAAAAAGTGGATACCGGAAGTAGAAAATCTTCCTGACTTCGGTGACGTGGATTTCGATTTGAATGCTCATGATCTGGCAATCGGGAAAACGCATCCGATTTCCGAAGAGCAAAGAGATGCATTACGCCATCAATTGAAGTCGTTTATGCCGTGGCGAAAAGGCCCGTTCAGTGTGATGGGCATTGATATTGATACGGAATGGCGTTCGGACTGGAAATGGGACCGAGTGTCTCCACATATCTCGCCACTGAAGTATCGTTATGTACTGGATGTAGGGTGCGGTAGTGGTTATCACTGCTGGCGTATGGCCGGTGAAGGTGCAAGCATGGTTGTTGGGATCGAGCCTTCGCCTTTATCCAACATGCAGTATTGGTCAATTCGTCATTTTATTGGTGCCAATAATGTTTATATGTTGCCTTTGACGCTGGAAGAAGTCCCGGCAAACGTCGCTGGTTTCGATACGGTATTTTCTATGGGGGTCTTGTATCACCGACGCTCACCTATTGATCATTTGTATCAATTAAAAGCCTGTATGAAGCAGGGAAGTGAGCTGGTTCTTGAAACCTTGGTGGTGAATGCTCCGGAAGGTACAGATCCTTTGGGATACAGTTTGGTTCCGGAAGATCGTTACGCTCAGATGCGTAATGTGTGGTTCTTGCCAACCGTTGAAACCCTGACGCACTGGATGCAACGCGTTGGTTTTAAAGACATCAAAGTGGTCGATGTGGATCAAACCTCTCTTGAGGAACAACGCACGACGGAATGGATGAATTACCAGTCATTAAAAGATTTTCTTGATCCGGACGACATCAATAAAACCGCTGAAGGCTATCAGGCTCCGACGCGCGCAACCTTCGTTGCCCGTTTATAA